From one Butyricimonas faecihominis genomic stretch:
- a CDS encoding RNA polymerase sigma-70 factor, translated as MLNEIEVGLICLSERKKFKEVYEEYFTALKYFAMRYVKDEEVACDLLQDIFVKLWEKGDRFENEMQLKTYLYRVVRNHCLTYVRDTQRKEKRMEGFEVEETEESFVHQMIEAEIYALINDIFEELPDACRNVYMKSLEGKSHKEIAEELHIAITTIKKHKTNANNYLRERLKGLLCFMMYLGI; from the coding sequence ATGTTGAATGAAATTGAGGTTGGTTTGATTTGTTTATCAGAGAGAAAGAAGTTTAAAGAGGTGTACGAAGAGTATTTTACCGCTTTGAAGTATTTCGCTATGCGTTACGTGAAGGATGAAGAGGTGGCTTGTGATCTATTGCAGGATATTTTTGTCAAATTGTGGGAGAAGGGAGATCGGTTCGAGAACGAGATGCAATTGAAGACTTATCTGTACCGGGTTGTCCGGAATCATTGCCTGACTTATGTTCGGGATACCCAAAGGAAAGAGAAACGTATGGAGGGTTTCGAGGTGGAAGAGACAGAGGAATCGTTTGTACACCAGATGATCGAGGCCGAGATATACGCTTTGATAAATGATATTTTCGAGGAACTCCCGGATGCTTGCAGGAATGTTTACATGAAGAGCTTGGAAGGTAAGAGCCATAAGGAGATTGCGGAAGAATTGCACATCGCTATCACTACGATTAAAAAACACAAGACGAATGCGAATAACTATCTGCGAGAGCGATTGAAGGGGCTGTTGTGCTTTATGATGTACTTGGGGATTTAA